One region of Chryseobacterium sp. C-71 genomic DNA includes:
- the era gene encoding GTPase Era: MHKAGFVNIVGKPNAGKSTLLNQLMGEKLAIVTQKAQTTRHRIFGIYNEEDLQIVFSDTPGVLDPKYGLQEKMMDFVKDSLQDADVFLYIVDVTDKSEQSAFLIEKLNKIPVPVLLLLNKIDQTNQEGLEKIATEWHERIPKAEILPISALNAFNIDVILPKLKSMLPESPAYYDKDMYTDKPERFFVNEAIREKILLNYDKEIPYSVEVVTEMFKEKEGIIFIDSIIYVERDTQKGIIIGHKGEAIKKVGTEARIDLEKFFSKKIHLNLFVKVKKDWRKNDRDLKNFGYR; this comes from the coding sequence ATGCATAAAGCAGGATTTGTAAATATTGTTGGAAAGCCAAACGCCGGAAAATCTACCCTTCTGAATCAATTGATGGGGGAGAAGCTGGCAATCGTTACCCAAAAGGCACAGACAACCAGACATAGAATTTTTGGAATTTATAACGAAGAAGACTTACAGATTGTATTTTCTGATACTCCCGGAGTTTTAGACCCTAAATACGGTTTGCAGGAGAAAATGATGGATTTTGTAAAAGATTCTTTACAGGATGCAGACGTTTTTCTTTATATAGTAGACGTTACAGATAAATCTGAACAATCGGCATTTTTAATTGAGAAATTGAATAAAATTCCCGTACCGGTTTTACTGTTACTGAATAAAATTGATCAGACCAATCAGGAAGGTCTTGAAAAAATAGCGACCGAATGGCACGAAAGAATTCCAAAAGCGGAAATTCTTCCTATTTCAGCTCTAAATGCGTTCAACATTGATGTTATTTTACCTAAATTAAAATCAATGTTACCAGAAAGTCCTGCGTACTACGATAAGGATATGTACACCGACAAGCCTGAAAGATTCTTTGTAAACGAAGCCATCAGAGAGAAAATTCTTTTGAATTACGATAAAGAAATTCCATATTCTGTAGAAGTGGTGACAGAAATGTTTAAAGAAAAGGAAGGAATTATTTTCATTGACTCTATAATTTATGTAGAAAGAGATACCCAGAAAGGAATTATCATAGGACATAAAGGGGAAGCGATTAAAAAAGTAGGAACAGAAGCAAGAATCGATTTAGAGAAATTTTTCTCAAAAAAAATCCATTTGAATCTGTTTGTTAAAGTGAAAAAAGACTGGAGAAAGAACGATAGAGATTTGAAGAATTTCGGATACCGATAG
- a CDS encoding DoxX family protein codes for MSYSNLKTNPIYLDIVLLIVRLFIGFAMLSHGFPKLQMLLEGGDLKFFDFLGLGPKISLGLTVFAEFVCSIFLILGLFTRIAVGFLIFTMIIAGFVVHGADPFDKKEMSLLYLAIYLLIMVLGAGRFSIDGMIEKKRRASEW; via the coding sequence ATGAGTTACTCCAACTTAAAAACTAATCCTATATACTTAGATATCGTTTTGTTGATAGTAAGATTATTTATAGGTTTTGCGATGTTGTCTCACGGTTTTCCAAAGCTTCAGATGCTATTAGAAGGTGGTGATCTTAAGTTTTTTGATTTCCTCGGACTAGGTCCGAAAATATCTTTAGGTCTGACGGTTTTTGCTGAATTTGTTTGTTCTATTTTCCTGATTTTAGGATTATTTACAAGAATAGCCGTAGGTTTTCTCATCTTTACGATGATTATTGCAGGATTTGTAGTCCACGGTGCAGATCCATTTGATAAAAAGGAAATGAGTTTACTTTATTTAGCAATTTATTTGCTCATCATGGTTTTAGGAGCGGGAAGATTTTCGATAGATGGCATGATAGAAAAGAAAAGAAGAGCTTCAGAATGGTAA